Within the Ensifer canadensis genome, the region GTGCAACGGCGCGCGACAGCCGGTCGCTGCGCTCCTCGCCTAGCACCTTGCGGCGGGCGAAAAGCCCGGCTGCCTTCTGGGCGAAACGGGCAAAGGGCGGCAGGTGTTCGGTCGGGACCGCCGAGACGACGCCTTCGCGCACGAGAACCCAGCCGATCCGCACGAGGCGGACATATGCTCCAGCTGTGCTCATAAGATCAGATTTTCCAGCCGGAATGCAGCGCTGCGATGCCGCCGGTGTAATTGGTGAAGGAGACGCGCGAGAAGCCCGCCTCCTTGATCATGGCGGCAAAATCGCGCTGGTTCGGGAACTTGCGGATCGATTCCACCAGATACTGATAGGGCGCTTCGTCGCCGGTGATCAGCTTGCCGAATTTCGGGATCGCGTTGAACGACCATGCATCGTAGAAACGGTCGAGAAGCGGCATCTCCACTTCGGAGAATTCGAGCACCAGCAGTCGCCCGCCGCGCTTCAACACACGATAGGCTTCTTTGAGCGCGACATCGATACGCGGGACGTTGCGGATGCCGAAGGCGATCGTATAGGCGTCGAAGGAATTCGCGTCGAACGGCAGTTCCTCAGCATTGGCCTCGACAAAATCGAGATTGGCCGAAAGCTTCTTCTTTTCCGCCCGTTCCGCGCCGACGGCGAGCATCGAGCCGTTGATGTCGAGAACCGTCGAATGCGCCTTGCGGTCGGAGGCTTCGATGATGCGGAAGGCGATGTCGCCGGTGCCGCCGGCGACGTCGAGCGTCCTGTAGCCCTCGCGGCGCGGCGGATTGAGCGCGGCAATCATCGCATCCTTCCAGGCGCGGTGCAGCCCGGCCGACATCACGTCGTTCATGATGTCGTAGCGCTTGGCCACCTTATGGAAGACGTCGTTGACGAGCGGCTGCTTTTCGCCCGTACCGACGTTGCGGAAACCGAAGGAGGTTTCCATTCCGCCATTGGCCGATACCCGCTGATCCGTCATACGAAGAACTCCACCTGAACCAATTTTTCCGGCACCATAGCGAAATCGTCCGACCCGCGCTATCTCGGGGGCAGGGCCATGGCTGCGGCATAGCGCACCCCTATAGGATAAGTAGCCCGCCAAGGAAATGCCAACGGCCGGGCTTATGGTGGTTAAGAATGCCGGGCGTGTGGTGGTTAAGAAAGAAGGAGACGACGCATGCCGGAACTGCCGGAGGTCGAAACGGTAAAACGGGGTCTGGCGCCGACCATGGAAGGCGCGCTCCTCGTCAGTGCAGAACTGCGTCGGCCGGATCTGCGTTTTCCCTTCCCTGTCAATTTTGCAGCCACCGTTGCCGGTCAGCGCATCGTCTCGCTGTCGCGCCGGGCAAAATATCTGATGATCGATCTGGAGGCCGGTGACGTCATCATTGCCCATCTCGGCATGTCAGGTTCGTTCCGTATCGAACAGGGCGCGCTGCCAGAAACGCCGGACGAATTTCACCACCCACGCGCCAAGGATGAGAAGCACGATCATGTGATCTTCCAT harbors:
- the ubiE gene encoding bifunctional demethylmenaquinone methyltransferase/2-methoxy-6-polyprenyl-1,4-benzoquinol methylase UbiE, translated to MTDQRVSANGGMETSFGFRNVGTGEKQPLVNDVFHKVAKRYDIMNDVMSAGLHRAWKDAMIAALNPPRREGYRTLDVAGGTGDIAFRIIEASDRKAHSTVLDINGSMLAVGAERAEKKKLSANLDFVEANAEELPFDANSFDAYTIAFGIRNVPRIDVALKEAYRVLKRGGRLLVLEFSEVEMPLLDRFYDAWSFNAIPKFGKLITGDEAPYQYLVESIRKFPNQRDFAAMIKEAGFSRVSFTNYTGGIAALHSGWKI